Below is a window of Syntrophomonas wolfei subsp. wolfei str. Goettingen G311 DNA.
TGGAACAGCAGATTATGATGGTATCCAAAAGCGCAATGTTGTGGATTGGCTGCTGGAAGAATAACGAAGATGGGATATTTAAAGCCGGCAAAATAAAGGAATTGAAGGTCGCATAGGGTAATAACAAAACAGCTCTAAGCCCGGATATTATGGCATTTCAGGGTGAATAAATACCATGTTTATGGTATAATAATACCTATAACAGGCCAGATAATTGGGCTTCGATAATTGAGCAACTTATTGATAAAATTCTTAGGCAGGAACAATAAATGGCTGAACACAATGCCATGATAGAACAATAAAGAAAGAGGTGTTCCAAAAGTGACTAAGCTATTATCAGAATCGGAACTTCGCTTGTTGTTTTGGGACACAGACTATACCCAAATAGATTATAGGAAACATAGTAAAGCGGTAATTGAACGCATTCTCATGTTTGGAAGCATGGATGCTTATAGATGGTTGTTCAGGTTTTATGAAATCGATGAGATAAAAAAAGTAATTACTACCAGCAGACAATTAGATGTACGTACAGCGACCATGTTTATGAACTTTTTCGGAATTCCCAGGGAGGTAATGGCATGTTTCAAGAATGCATTAACCCCAGTTTAATTCCTATTTTAGACAGGCTAGTAGAATGCGATATCTTAACTGATAGAGGGTTTTACTTAGCGGGAGGTACTGCTTTAGCAATTCAGCTAGGACATAGAATCTCAGTTGACTTGGACTTCTTTTCTGTGGATGATTTTGAACCGCAGAACTTATTGATTTCGTTAAAT
It encodes the following:
- a CDS encoding DUF6922 domain-containing protein — its product is MTKLLSESELRLLFWDTDYTQIDYRKHSKAVIERILMFGSMDAYRWLFRFYEIDEIKKVITTSRQLDVRTATMFMNFFGIPREVMACFKNALTPV